A part of Lactobacillus sp. ESL0700 genomic DNA contains:
- a CDS encoding ABC transporter transmembrane domain-containing protein, with amino-acid sequence MGIFFKLGWFFKKEKKRYLVGITFLALTSVVNLVPPRILGLMADQLDQGHISWAQYGVLILAIIAAALLLYGFRYFWRKQIWGGAAELERQLRSKLFNHFMEMDRTFYQRHRTGDLMAHATNDVSAIQDVAGAGVLTLVDSLIMSVSTMIAMIIFVDWRLTILALLPLPVLAWGAWQLGNQLHDAFDKSQAAFSRLNNKTQESVSGIKVIKTFGQGAEDTAAFDQMVDDTIKINKKVFKWDALFDPLGTIIIGLTYTITIIYGGIMVANKTLTIGQLVSFIAYIGNMVWPMFAIGYLFNILERGSASYDRVEKLLDEKPQITDEHADQSITADDLSGDLNYHINSFAYPDEPQLPVLQQIDFTLKKGQTLGLVGKVGSGKTTIIQLLLREFDKYDGLITLNGHDIRTIPLDVLLQQISYVPQNNYLFSTSIQKNIAFSQADASEEAIISAAKKSDLHNDILEMPAGYKTLVGENGVSLSGGQKQRMSIARALLKQSKILVLDDALSAVDARTEMAILQSLRKERAGKTTMIATHRLTSVMNANLILVLKDGEIVERGTHEQLLAADGWYAEMWRRQELEEKVGE; translated from the coding sequence ATGGGAATATTTTTTAAATTAGGTTGGTTTTTTAAAAAGGAAAAGAAACGCTATTTAGTCGGCATTACATTTTTAGCACTAACTTCGGTAGTTAATTTAGTACCACCGCGGATATTGGGCTTGATGGCGGATCAGCTTGACCAAGGACATATTAGTTGGGCACAATATGGTGTCCTAATTTTAGCGATCATTGCGGCAGCGCTATTGTTATATGGCTTCCGTTATTTTTGGCGCAAACAAATTTGGGGTGGCGCAGCCGAGTTAGAGCGGCAATTACGTTCAAAATTATTTAACCACTTCATGGAAATGGACCGGACGTTTTATCAGCGTCACCGAACCGGTGACTTGATGGCGCACGCAACAAATGATGTCTCGGCAATTCAAGATGTTGCTGGCGCGGGCGTTTTGACTTTGGTCGATTCGCTAATTATGAGTGTCTCAACCATGATTGCGATGATTATTTTCGTTGACTGGCGGTTAACGATTTTGGCGTTATTGCCGTTGCCGGTTTTGGCATGGGGTGCATGGCAGTTGGGTAACCAGCTGCATGATGCCTTTGATAAGTCACAGGCCGCGTTCTCACGGTTAAATAATAAGACGCAAGAATCAGTTTCTGGGATTAAAGTTATCAAAACTTTCGGTCAAGGAGCTGAAGATACGGCTGCGTTTGACCAGATGGTTGATGACACGATCAAGATTAATAAAAAAGTCTTCAAATGGGATGCATTGTTTGACCCGCTAGGAACAATTATTATTGGTCTAACATACACGATTACGATTATTTACGGTGGCATAATGGTTGCTAACAAGACCTTAACAATTGGTCAACTAGTTTCCTTTATTGCTTACATTGGTAACATGGTCTGGCCGATGTTTGCGATTGGTTATCTCTTCAATATTTTGGAGCGGGGAAGCGCCAGTTACGATCGGGTTGAAAAGTTGCTTGATGAAAAGCCACAAATTACGGATGAGCATGCAGATCAAAGTATCACTGCCGATGATTTAAGTGGTGACTTGAATTATCACATCAACTCATTTGCATATCCTGATGAACCACAACTGCCAGTTTTGCAGCAAATTGATTTCACACTGAAAAAAGGCCAAACCTTGGGTCTTGTGGGTAAGGTCGGTTCTGGGAAAACAACAATTATTCAGCTGCTTTTGCGTGAGTTTGACAAGTATGATGGCCTGATAACATTGAATGGTCATGATATTCGGACAATACCGCTTGATGTATTATTGCAGCAAATATCTTACGTTCCACAAAATAATTATCTTTTTTCAACGTCAATACAAAAGAATATTGCTTTTTCGCAAGCTGATGCATCTGAAGAAGCAATTATTAGTGCGGCTAAAAAGAGTGACTTGCACAACGATATTTTGGAAATGCCAGCTGGCTACAAGACTTTAGTTGGTGAAAACGGCGTTTCATTATCCGGTGGTCAAAAGCAGCGGATGTCAATTGCCCGAGCACTACTTAAGCAAAGTAAAATTCTGGTATTAGATGACGCTCTGTCAGCAGTTGACGCACGGACCGAAATGGCAATTCTGCAATCACTGCGTAAAGAACGCGCGGGCAAGACGACCATGATTGCGACGCACCGGTTAACATCGGTCATGAATGCCAATTTGATTTTGGTATTGAAGGATGGCGAGATTGTTGAACGTGGCACTCACGAGCAATTATTGGCTGCAGATGGCTGGTATGCGGAGATGTGGCGGCGACAGGAATTAGAAGAAAAGGTAGGTGAATAA
- a CDS encoding YneF family protein, whose amino-acid sequence MNLALAIVLIIVALLVGLVGGFYGARSYMKKYFKENPPISEDMIVAMMSQMGQKPSAKKVNQVMNMMKHQNN is encoded by the coding sequence ATGAATTTGGCATTAGCAATTGTTTTAATCATTGTTGCATTGTTAGTCGGCCTTGTTGGTGGCTTTTACGGTGCAAGATCATATATGAAAAAGTATTTTAAGGAAAATCCACCAATCAGTGAAGATATGATTGTTGCGATGATGTCACAAATGGGACAAAAACCATCTGCCAAGAAGGTTAACCAAGTGATGAACATGATGAAGCATCAAAATAATTAA
- a CDS encoding DUF896 domain-containing protein, translating to MTKDEEKKSIDRINELYRKKKAGNLTKEEEEERKKLHQEFLKNFRASFKQNIEDMVIIDKNGKEITSEKAKQAQRRKGLRKD from the coding sequence ATGACTAAAGATGAAGAAAAGAAATCAATCGATCGCATTAATGAATTATATCGTAAAAAAAAGGCTGGCAATTTAACTAAAGAAGAGGAAGAAGAACGTAAAAAATTACATCAAGAATTTTTGAAAAACTTCCGCGCTAGTTTTAAACAAAATATTGAAGATATGGTAATCATTGATAAAAATGGTAAAGAAATCACGTCTGAAAAGGCAAAACAAGCACAAAGGCGCAAAGGTTTAAGAAAAGATTAA
- the lexA gene encoding transcriptional repressor LexA, whose amino-acid sequence MPVNHDSKQLEILRYIYETVADRGFPPTVREICAAVNLSSTSTVHGHLSRLERKGLLIKDATKPRALEITTEGKRALGIKPSEIPVVGVVTAGQPILAVEDIEDYFPLPPDLANDAGDLFMLKVHGESMINAGILNGDNVIVRKQSSAINGEIVVAMTEENEATVKRFYKEKTHYRLQPENDTMAPIILDRVQILGKVVGLYRNNIN is encoded by the coding sequence ATGCCTGTTAATCATGATTCCAAACAATTAGAAATATTACGCTATATTTATGAAACCGTGGCAGACCGTGGTTTTCCCCCTACTGTGCGTGAAATCTGTGCCGCAGTTAATTTATCTTCGACCTCAACAGTTCACGGGCACCTATCTCGTTTAGAGCGCAAAGGTTTACTAATTAAAGACGCCACTAAGCCGCGAGCTTTGGAAATTACAACAGAAGGCAAACGGGCATTAGGAATTAAGCCGAGCGAAATCCCAGTTGTCGGTGTTGTTACTGCTGGGCAACCAATTTTAGCCGTTGAAGATATTGAAGACTACTTCCCCCTTCCACCAGACTTAGCTAATGACGCTGGTGACCTATTTATGTTAAAAGTGCACGGCGAAAGCATGATTAATGCTGGTATCTTAAACGGTGACAACGTTATCGTACGTAAGCAAAGTTCCGCAATTAATGGTGAAATTGTTGTCGCAATGACCGAAGAAAACGAGGCAACAGTCAAGCGCTTTTATAAAGAAAAGACCCATTACCGCTTGCAACCAGAAAATGACACAATGGCACCGATTATTCTTGACCGCGTGCAAATCTTAGGTAAGGTAGTTGGCCTTTACCGCAATAATATTAATTAA
- a CDS encoding uracil-DNA glycosylase, with product MKYPEWLITKVQKRAQGMKLEGLNEGAGPENPALMIVGEAPGRDEIVSHVPFHGSSGKELMKSLALIGLTRDDVYITSVVRSRPYATKTVFSKKENKEVIKQPNRKPTKKEVLAHAPFFDYEIAHVQPKIIVTVGGTAIERLLGPGHSISQEHGQVIAQTPILQLNAAEDGYEWSTEKYTVIMEYHPAAVFYNRKLTETIKEDWLALKPYLDNQKD from the coding sequence ATGAAATATCCAGAATGGTTAATTACAAAAGTGCAAAAAAGAGCACAGGGAATGAAATTAGAAGGATTAAATGAGGGTGCAGGACCAGAAAATCCGGCCTTAATGATTGTTGGCGAAGCTCCAGGACGTGATGAAATTGTCTCGCACGTTCCGTTTCATGGTAGTTCGGGTAAGGAATTAATGAAGTCTTTGGCATTAATTGGTTTAACGCGCGACGATGTTTATATCACTAGCGTCGTTCGTAGTCGGCCATATGCTACTAAAACGGTTTTCAGTAAGAAAGAAAATAAAGAGGTCATTAAGCAGCCAAATCGCAAGCCAACTAAGAAGGAAGTTTTGGCTCATGCACCATTTTTTGATTATGAAATTGCGCATGTTCAGCCTAAAATTATCGTTACTGTTGGCGGCACCGCAATCGAACGCTTACTTGGCCCTGGCCACAGCATTTCGCAAGAACACGGGCAAGTAATTGCGCAAACGCCAATTTTGCAGTTGAATGCTGCTGAAGATGGCTATGAGTGGTCAACGGAAAAATATACGGTGATAATGGAATATCATCCGGCAGCGGTTTTTTATAATCGGAAATTGACGGAAACTATTAAAGAGGATTGGCTCGCACTGAAGCCATATTTAGATAATCAAAAAGACTAG
- a CDS encoding nucleoside phosphorylase translates to MSEPFLMQFDANPHAVLDPDHERDKLNYHFPKKLLFAFITSEAIADFLSQYPHRKLGHYDCFDGETPIYEVAFGNEKVTFCQAKIGASAAVELLDWLISYGVKQVLAIGSAGSLVDLPENYFLVPVKAIRDEGTSFHYLAPSNMIDLHSDYLSRVEQLMAENDYKIKEVITWTTDGFFRETKDKVSQFKQLGASCVEMECAAMAACANFRHVDFAQILFTADSLSNLEKHEDRGWGRDAHELALQLAAQILAKI, encoded by the coding sequence ATGAGTGAACCGTTTCTAATGCAATTTGATGCTAATCCACATGCTGTACTTGATCCCGATCATGAACGCGATAAGCTGAATTATCATTTTCCTAAAAAATTGTTGTTTGCATTTATTACTTCTGAGGCAATTGCTGATTTTTTGTCTCAATATCCGCATCGCAAGCTGGGTCATTATGATTGCTTTGACGGTGAGACGCCAATCTATGAAGTTGCTTTCGGTAATGAAAAAGTTACTTTCTGTCAAGCTAAAATCGGTGCCTCAGCTGCTGTCGAACTACTTGATTGGCTGATTAGTTATGGTGTCAAGCAGGTTTTAGCAATTGGCTCAGCTGGAAGCTTGGTTGATTTACCCGAAAACTATTTTTTAGTTCCTGTGAAAGCAATCAGGGATGAGGGCACATCATTTCATTATCTGGCTCCTAGCAACATGATTGATTTGCATTCGGATTATTTATCGCGAGTAGAACAATTGATGGCAGAAAATGACTACAAGATTAAAGAAGTCATTACTTGGACGACCGATGGCTTTTTCCGCGAAACAAAAGACAAGGTGAGTCAGTTTAAACAGCTGGGTGCTTCCTGCGTTGAAATGGAATGTGCAGCAATGGCAGCGTGCGCAAACTTTCGCCACGTTGATTTTGCGCAAATCTTGTTTACGGCCGACTCTTTAAGTAATTTAGAAAAGCATGAGGATCGTGGCTGGGGTAGGGATGCCCACGAGTTAGCCTTACAATTAGCAGCACAAATTTTGGCAAAAATCTAG
- the rplS gene encoding 50S ribosomal protein L19 yields MDPLIQELTKEQLRDDIPDFRAGDTVRVHVRVVEGTHERIQMFEGVVIKRKGAGIAATYTVRKIASGVGVERTFPVNDPRVAKVDVLRHGRVRRAKLYYLRERHGKSARIAEKRR; encoded by the coding sequence ATGGATCCATTAATTCAAGAATTGACTAAAGAACAATTACGTGATGATATTCCTGACTTCCGCGCTGGTGACACTGTTCGTGTTCACGTTCGCGTTGTTGAAGGTACTCATGAACGTATCCAGATGTTCGAAGGTGTCGTAATTAAGAGAAAGGGTGCTGGCATTGCTGCAACTTACACTGTTCGTAAGATTGCTTCTGGTGTTGGTGTTGAACGTACTTTCCCAGTTAACGACCCACGTGTTGCTAAGGTTGATGTATTACGTCACGGTCGTGTACGTCGTGCTAAGCTTTACTACTTACGTGAACGTCATGGTAAGTCTGCAAGAATCGCAGAAAAGCGTCGTTAA
- the trmD gene encoding tRNA (guanosine(37)-N1)-methyltransferase TrmD, which translates to MKINVLTLFPDMFTPLQTSMLGRGLEDGKWDLNLVNFRDFTSDVHHHVDDTPYGGGAGMVLQIMPIKKALDSLTNKGKVIITAPQGQTFNQKMAQRWSNEENLTFICGHYEGFDQRIYDLADETVSIGDYVLTGGELPTMSMIDATVRLLPGILGNAASPVEESFSHGLLEYPQYTRPENFEGLKVPEVLTSGNHQKIAEWRHKEALRATYLARPDMLENYELSQEEQDWLAEFKEED; encoded by the coding sequence ATGAAGATTAACGTGCTAACACTTTTTCCAGATATGTTTACCCCCTTGCAGACTTCAATGCTGGGGCGCGGCTTAGAGGACGGTAAATGGGATCTTAATCTGGTTAATTTTCGCGATTTTACTAGTGACGTCCACCACCATGTCGACGATACGCCATATGGTGGTGGCGCCGGCATGGTCTTGCAAATCATGCCAATTAAAAAGGCGCTAGATTCACTGACTAACAAGGGCAAGGTAATTATTACCGCACCGCAAGGGCAGACCTTTAATCAGAAGATGGCGCAGCGCTGGTCTAATGAGGAAAATTTGACTTTCATTTGTGGTCATTATGAGGGCTTTGACCAACGAATTTATGATTTGGCTGATGAGACTGTTTCGATTGGTGATTATGTGTTAACTGGTGGCGAATTGCCAACGATGAGCATGATTGATGCGACAGTGCGGCTGCTTCCGGGCATTTTGGGTAATGCTGCCTCTCCAGTTGAAGAAAGCTTCTCTCATGGGCTTTTAGAATATCCGCAATATACACGACCGGAGAACTTCGAAGGCTTGAAGGTACCCGAAGTCCTGACCTCCGGTAATCACCAGAAAATCGCCGAATGGCGTCATAAAGAGGCACTAAGGGCAACCTATTTAGCTCGTCCAGATATGCTGGAAAATTATGAATTGAGTCAAGAAGAACAAGATTGGCTTGCCGAATTTAAAGAAGAGGATTAA
- the rimM gene encoding ribosome maturation factor RimM (Essential for efficient processing of 16S rRNA), with product MQFYDVAQIVTTHGLKGELKVNLVTDFPEERFSAGSKLTLKDNHDRVLTVTNGRPFKQSWLVQFAEITDIDQAEKLKGKTLVVSEDAQHDLPDGVYYYRDILGCTVLDNQSGAVLGKITDIMSPGANDVWQVTEESGKEYLIPYIDDVVKKVDIATKKVYVELMEGLRDED from the coding sequence ATGCAATTTTATGATGTAGCGCAGATTGTGACCACGCACGGACTAAAGGGTGAATTAAAGGTGAATTTAGTAACCGACTTTCCTGAAGAACGCTTTTCTGCTGGCAGTAAATTAACTCTCAAAGATAATCATGACCGTGTTTTAACGGTAACAAATGGCCGGCCATTTAAGCAATCATGGCTTGTGCAGTTTGCGGAGATCACGGATATTGATCAGGCTGAAAAATTAAAGGGCAAAACTTTGGTTGTGAGTGAAGATGCACAACATGACTTGCCTGATGGTGTCTATTATTATCGTGATATTCTTGGTTGCACGGTTTTAGACAATCAATCTGGGGCGGTCTTAGGTAAGATTACGGATATTATGTCTCCTGGGGCCAATGATGTTTGGCAAGTAACTGAAGAATCCGGCAAGGAATACTTAATTCCTTACATTGATGATGTTGTTAAAAAGGTCGATATTGCTACCAAAAAAGTTTATGTTGAATTAATGGAGGGCTTGCGCGATGAAGATTAA
- the rpsP gene encoding 30S ribosomal protein S16 codes for MSVKIRMRRMGAKRKPFYRIVVADSRMPRDGRFIEEVGFYNPVAEPKQLKLDEDKIFEWLKKGAQPSDTVRSLLSGAGLMKKLHESKQSK; via the coding sequence ATGTCAGTAAAAATTCGTATGCGCCGGATGGGTGCTAAAAGAAAGCCTTTCTACAGAATCGTTGTTGCAGACTCAAGAATGCCACGCGATGGTCGTTTCATCGAAGAAGTAGGTTTCTACAACCCAGTTGCAGAACCAAAGCAATTAAAGCTTGATGAAGACAAGATTTTTGAATGGCTTAAGAAGGGTGCACAACCTTCAGACACTGTTAGATCACTTCTTTCAGGTGCCGGCTTAATGAAGAAGTTGCACGAATCAAAGCAAAGCAAATAA
- the ffh gene encoding signal recognition particle protein yields MAFENLSERIQKALRNLTGKGKISEEDINNASREIRLALLEADVNFKVVKDFIKKIKEEALGKEVQESLNPGQQVIKIVNDELTKMMGESAVGLNKSKHIPTIIMMVGLQGTGKTTTVGKLANRLMQKEKARPLLIAGDIYRPAAIDQLEQIGAELKVPVYSEREQSNVAQIVQNGLKQAETNKNDYVIIDTAGRLEIDEPLMEELEQVKKVAEPDNILLVVDAMTGQAATDVAKGFDSRLDITGIILTKLDGDTRGGAALSIRAVTGKPIIFTGQGEKLTDLEQFHPDRMASRILGMGDMLTLIEKAQQDYDAKKAEQVAEKMKENTFDFNDFVDQLDQVEKMGPLDQVMKMIPGMANNPQLKNLNIDKKQILHVKAIVSSMTPAEREDPELLNPSRRRRIATGSGRPVVEVNRMIKQFKQARDMMSKITKGNFKGMGNLPGMDSPMAKMAMRRMGKKFKKNKKKRMKIKRYHS; encoded by the coding sequence ATGGCTTTTGAAAATTTAAGTGAACGAATTCAAAAAGCGTTGCGGAATTTAACTGGCAAGGGCAAAATTTCTGAAGAAGATATCAATAATGCCAGCCGTGAAATTCGGTTAGCATTGCTTGAGGCCGACGTTAACTTTAAGGTCGTTAAAGATTTTATTAAAAAAATCAAGGAAGAGGCCTTAGGCAAGGAAGTCCAGGAAAGTTTAAATCCGGGCCAACAAGTTATTAAAATTGTTAATGATGAATTAACTAAGATGATGGGTGAGAGTGCTGTGGGGCTGAACAAGTCCAAGCATATCCCAACAATCATCATGATGGTCGGTCTGCAAGGTACTGGTAAGACGACAACTGTTGGTAAGCTTGCTAACCGCTTAATGCAAAAGGAAAAAGCGCGACCGTTGTTGATTGCCGGCGATATTTATCGTCCAGCCGCAATTGATCAGCTTGAACAAATCGGTGCTGAATTAAAGGTGCCGGTTTATAGTGAAAGAGAACAGTCAAATGTTGCGCAAATCGTGCAAAACGGGTTAAAACAAGCTGAAACCAATAAAAATGACTACGTAATTATCGATACGGCTGGTCGTTTGGAAATTGATGAACCCCTGATGGAAGAGCTCGAGCAGGTTAAGAAGGTTGCTGAACCTGACAATATTCTGTTAGTCGTTGACGCAATGACTGGTCAGGCTGCAACTGACGTTGCCAAGGGCTTTGACAGTCGCTTAGATATTACCGGGATTATTTTAACTAAACTCGATGGTGATACTCGTGGTGGTGCGGCATTATCCATTAGAGCAGTTACAGGTAAGCCAATTATCTTTACTGGTCAAGGTGAAAAATTAACTGACCTTGAGCAGTTCCACCCAGACCGGATGGCATCGCGGATTTTGGGCATGGGTGACATGCTGACCTTGATTGAAAAGGCCCAGCAAGACTATGACGCCAAGAAGGCCGAGCAAGTTGCCGAAAAGATGAAGGAAAATACCTTCGACTTTAACGACTTTGTTGATCAACTCGACCAAGTTGAGAAGATGGGGCCACTTGATCAAGTCATGAAGATGATTCCGGGAATGGCTAACAATCCGCAACTGAAAAATCTCAATATTGATAAAAAGCAAATCTTGCACGTTAAGGCCATCGTGTCATCAATGACGCCTGCAGAACGTGAGGATCCTGAGCTGCTTAATCCTAGTCGGCGCAGAAGAATTGCAACTGGGTCTGGACGCCCAGTGGTTGAAGTTAACCGCATGATTAAGCAATTTAAACAGGCTCGCGACATGATGAGTAAGATTACTAAAGGTAATTTCAAGGGCATGGGCAATTTGCCAGGGATGGATTCGCCAATGGCCAAGATGGCAATGCGCCGGATGGGTAAAAAGTTCAAGAAGAACAAGAAAAAGCGCATGAAGATCAAGCGTTATCACTCATAA
- the ylxM gene encoding YlxM family DNA-binding protein — MDELVKNEILGDLYAYYGQLLTKGQQSYFEDYYYNDLSLGEIAANHNVSRQAVYDNLRRCRKLLTNYEAKLHMQRDYNEIEQKLTVIADAVAQDKHEEALLKIKQLLGTMRGE; from the coding sequence ATGGACGAACTCGTTAAAAATGAAATATTAGGCGATTTATACGCGTATTATGGTCAGCTCTTAACTAAGGGCCAACAAAGTTATTTTGAGGATTATTATTATAATGACCTGTCTTTGGGTGAAATTGCCGCCAATCACAACGTGTCGCGGCAGGCAGTTTATGATAATTTGCGGCGCTGCCGGAAACTTTTAACCAATTATGAAGCAAAATTGCACATGCAGAGAGACTATAATGAAATAGAACAAAAATTGACAGTGATTGCTGATGCAGTCGCTCAAGATAAGCATGAAGAAGCATTACTTAAAATTAAGCAATTATTAGGAACAATGAGGGGAGAATGA
- a CDS encoding amino acid permease: MNLWKKINRKEDPRVYEQKDGQLVRSLTVKDFLALGVGTIVSTSIFTLPGEVAALHTGPAVAISCILAAVVAGIVSFAYAEMAGAMPFAGSAYSWINVVFGEVWGWIAGWALLAEYFIAMSFIGSGISANLRALIAPLGLKLPAALSNPFGVQGGVVDLISIVSIFLVSLLISHGVSEASRVENALVALKVIAILLFIIVGMTAIKKANFMPFIPQYRATSSGPFGGWQGIYAGVSMIFVSYLGFDAIAANSAEAKNPEKTMPRGIVGSLLIAVVLFVAVSLVLIGVIPYQKYLGSAEPVGLALRSIGHGTIAIVVQTIAVFGMFTALIGLCMSSSRLVYSFGRDGMLPKKLGKLTVDKKPNNALWTITIVAILISAFLPFSFLTQLVSAGTLIAFMFVSLGIYRLRPREGVDIAEPAFKMPFYPVLPFLAFLGSLVVFMGLDAHAKIYAVIWFIIGLVIYFCYGLAHSTMNKQDEA; this comes from the coding sequence GTGAATTTATGGAAAAAAATTAATCGTAAAGAAGATCCGCGGGTCTATGAACAAAAGGACGGCCAATTAGTTCGATCGCTCACTGTGAAGGACTTTTTAGCGTTAGGGGTTGGAACAATCGTTTCCACCTCAATCTTCACGCTGCCAGGCGAAGTAGCCGCCCTGCACACGGGACCAGCTGTCGCCATTTCATGTATCTTAGCCGCCGTCGTTGCCGGCATTGTTTCTTTTGCCTATGCCGAAATGGCTGGGGCAATGCCATTTGCCGGGTCGGCGTATTCTTGGATTAATGTTGTTTTCGGCGAAGTCTGGGGTTGGATTGCTGGCTGGGCACTGTTAGCCGAGTATTTTATTGCCATGTCGTTTATCGGTTCTGGGATTTCAGCTAATTTGCGTGCTTTAATTGCTCCTCTGGGCTTGAAATTGCCGGCTGCTTTGTCTAACCCTTTTGGCGTTCAAGGCGGCGTAGTCGACCTCATTTCAATTGTCTCAATCTTTTTAGTTTCCTTATTAATTAGTCACGGCGTGTCTGAGGCATCCCGCGTTGAGAACGCCCTAGTTGCACTCAAGGTAATTGCAATCTTATTGTTCATTATTGTTGGTATGACTGCAATTAAGAAGGCTAACTTCATGCCATTTATTCCGCAATATCGTGCAACTAGTAGCGGTCCTTTTGGTGGCTGGCAAGGAATTTATGCCGGCGTTTCCATGATTTTCGTATCATATCTAGGCTTTGATGCAATTGCTGCCAATTCGGCAGAAGCTAAAAATCCAGAAAAAACCATGCCGCGCGGGATTGTCGGCTCGTTATTAATCGCCGTTGTCTTATTTGTCGCTGTCAGCTTGGTATTAATCGGTGTTATTCCTTACCAAAAATACCTAGGTTCTGCAGAGCCTGTTGGCCTTGCCTTGCGTTCAATCGGTCATGGCACCATTGCCATAGTTGTTCAAACAATTGCTGTTTTTGGAATGTTCACCGCGTTAATTGGGCTATGCATGTCAAGTTCAAGACTAGTCTATTCCTTTGGGCGCGATGGTATGCTGCCGAAAAAGTTAGGCAAATTAACGGTCGATAAAAAGCCCAACAATGCCCTCTGGACAATTACCATTGTGGCCATCTTAATCAGTGCATTCTTACCCTTCTCATTCTTAACGCAATTAGTTTCTGCTGGGACTTTAATTGCTTTCATGTTTGTTTCATTAGGGATTTATCGCTTGCGCCCACGTGAAGGTGTTGATATTGCTGAGCCCGCATTTAAAATGCCCTTTTATCCTGTACTGCCATTCTTAGCCTTTCTGGGTTCGCTTGTTGTCTTTATGGGACTTGATGCCCATGCCAAAATTTATGCAGTTATTTGGTTTATCATTGGGTTAGTCATCTATTTCTGTTACGGTTTAGCACACTCAACAATGAACAAGCAAGATGAAGCTTAA